The Rhododendron vialii isolate Sample 1 chromosome 1a, ASM3025357v1 region CATCTCTTCACAACATTACGTGCGGCAGAGTGCTTCATGTTGAAGCACTCTTCTCGGCTCTGAGGAACGTGTCCTTGCCTCCAAATGTTTATGTGGTATCGTTGACCCCTGAACGGTGCTAATAATCCCGGTCCACTAGTGTAACCGACATCGACGAGGTAGTAACGACTTACAAATGACATTCATAGGTGTAGGTGAGTACGTTTACACAAATGTGGACATATGTTGACTAATGGAAAGGTGGCAAAGTGACATACCTTGTGGAATTTTCAACCCGTTAGGCCTCACCAAGGCGTTTCGAAGCACTCTCAAGTCTATGGTGGAGCCTTCCTAACCAGACAACGCATATATGAATTGTAGGTTTTGACTGCAAACTCCTAACACATTTGTCGCGTAGTCACCCTTCCTTGACCAGAAGCGTGCCTTCATTTCGGTTGGGGGGAGGACAGGTATGAAGGTATCGTCTAAAGCCCCTAGACAATTCTACGAGAGACCAACGATTTATTTTATTAGATTAGATTATTAGAATGAATAACTGCATTACAATAATTGAACACTTTAGATAATCTGTACCTCAAACCATTTCCACCTAACATCCGGCTCATTAGCAGGAATAGCTTCTTGATGATGCCACAAGACATTGTGAAGGCACAACACCACCGGCAAAATAGCGTTGAAATGCCTACTAATTGTGTTTCCTCTGATCTCCAAAATTGGAAAGTCGTACGCCTATTTTTTATATGGTGCGAAAGAATCTACAAAAATATCGCAACTCTCTCCACAAGAGTGACATTCCTAGACTCTTCTAGTCCATTTTGCTCAAGTAAATGGCACAAACTCACGAAGGTATACCTATTTACCCTCAATTGATTGTGACAGTCTGTGTCACTCCCGCATACCAACCTATTAAGTGCGTCTATTTGGTGTTGGTAGACATTAGGATTTGGACGCAAACGAGGCCTTTGTCGAACCCTTTCGCCAATTAAGTCCGTAATTAGCATATACAGGCTCAAAACATTATTGACCATTCTCATGACACATAGAAGCACTAACAATGCCTCATACTTTGCCTTCTTTCTTCGTTCACGTTTTGTTATTCTTGCCATCTGTTTTAGGGCACAACTTATATTAggccaaataaaataaaggtcaCAATTTATATGGAGTCAAAACTGAAATTAGACCAACTAAATACCCAGAAAACAACACGACTTCATGCGTACATGCATACGCCATGTCTAGTTATAAGCTTGATTTGTCTGTATCCGCGTCGTGTCCTAATTAGTTTTGGGCACATAATGGGACTGCACACACACAGTCAAGCTTACAATAAACCTATCAACCATTTGCATGTCAAGCTTCATTAGCTCTTAAAACTCCCTTTCTCTTTTTGGAAGAGAATTGCTTCTCATAGCCCACAGCATCCATAACCCaacttttacaaacaaaatagCACCATTTCATCCCAAAAAAACAGAACCATTCCACCCCAAAAAATAGCATGTTAACTACCCAAAAAATCGCACCATTGATCTCAAAAAACATGTAAAATGACCACAAAATAGCATGTCAAGTGCGCAGAAAATTGCCCACATGAAAACATCAACCAAAACATGCTATAACAAGTCCATTAATCTATAACAActggccaaaatttgaaatcttATAGCTAACTCCAAAATTAGGCCACAACTGAATTAGGGATAATATGAAATTAGGGCACAACTAAAAAATTAAGGCAAAACTGAAATTAGGGCATTAATATGAAATTAGGGAAAATATGAATTTAGGGCACAACTCAGAAATTAGGGCAAATTTGAATTTAGGGCACAACTCAGAAATTGGGgaaattctaaaattttggcacaaatATCAAATTAGTGCACAAATCTGAAATTTGAGCAATGAATTCAGAAATTAGGGCACAAATTAGGACGCAAACCAACTCGCGATTTAGGTTTAAAATCTGAAATTTTAGGGCACAAATCTAAAGCTCAATCGAAAACCAAATCGCGAAACAATAATGAGTTCAGATCGCGAAACCACCACCGGTTCAAACCCTACAACAATGGAGCTTAACAATACCTAAGGAAAAAGGAGGAAGACGAGGTAGAGAGCTGGAACCGTCGACGTATGGCGGGGGAGTCACCAGAGTTTGAATCGGCGACctcttcctctcttcttcttgatCTAGTTTGTGGGATGAAGAAAAATGAGCAAAAGGCGCGAGGAATAGGAATGAAAAAGGGCAACCTGGTCTTTCAACAACGCTGAATAACCAACGATGGGGGGTACCCTTGTCGTTGGTAATCCATCCGCATCCACCCCACAGGTGGATATGTAATCCAGAGTCACCTCTAATCCGACTTCCTTTTTTGCCAGCTGAAGACCGGAGAAGAGGAAGGGAGAGATTTGCAATCCAGCCGCTTGGTATATTCGGGGGCTAATCCCCCATCCAAACAGCCCGTTAGGGTGGTGGAGTAAGAATGATATATATACAGGGAGAGTTGACATAGTTGTTAAATTAGAGGTCTTAGGAGTTGAACTACAAAAGTACAAGTATGGGAACTAAATTGTCACGTGGATCAAGTTGTTGGGTCTTCAATGTAATTGTCCCATTATATATGCGGTGTCTGTGCAATCAGAATTACAACTAGCCCAATATCTCAATTCGAACAGGTATCCCCCTCTCCAGTTCAGAGAAACAGGTACCCCTTTCTTTCTCTCCGTTTGTTGTTTTTTAATATTAGGGTATCAGATGCTTAAATGTAATATATGGTTAAATAAACACACCAGTTATGCAATGAATCCTGAACACTGAATGTTGTGAAATGCAAATTGTAGAACTTTTTTGTGTTTGCATTTACTTGTATTTGCAGAACAAGTACTCCCTCCgcccctttttaagtgtcctgcttcgtaactccaacttattaaaaagacataatcattacacctttcacatcagctttttcctccactttccctacttacttatcatcattacacttttactcactaacttttcaaaataaaatcgacttttagggacaaaatagacaatacaccaacttttacccccctaactttacaaaatggacacttattaaaggatagcccaaaatggaatactggacacaaaaaaagggacggagggagtagtagatACACAAAAGTTCCATCTACTTATGGTTTAAGAAGTTTAATTTATTCATAGTCTCTGTTGATTGGTATAAAAGCTATTTTTCCaacaaggattttgaatttgaatttgtgtTTTGGGATAAGTGTTTTAGTATATActttgagggagagagagagtattcaCCAACCAGTTGAAACCCTTGTTTCTTGTTCATACTAGAGGTTGGGCACGCGGCACGCACTCTGTGTGTGCATGTGAGAATACATGGGGTGTGCAAGTGGGGGAGTGGGTAGTTGAATGGAACGTGGGGTATCGCAGTTAGAGTGAGTGTTTTTCGTTTATCACCCTGTCAATTAGTTCTTGTCCACTTGTGGTTaaagagcaaaaaaataattttgggggTAATTATGGAAATCACTTTTGCGACACAGTTTCACAAAAGTGTTCATGCCAAAATGGGTAGCCCCTTACCCGTGCATTCTCCGTTGAGCAAGTGCGTATGTGTAGTAGAAAGATGGCAGAAAAcatgatcatttttttgattattattattatttttttgcagtCTTCCTACCTTTTGCTAAATAGCACTCTAGGAATGGGCGCAATCTCAACCCCGACTCAACGTCTCAGAGCAACACCAACCACAGCAATATACAAGTCCGTCTACAAGGTGTATTATCTACATTTATTTACATTACCTTATGTATTGGTCATAAATTATCTTATTGGACCAGTAACTTTATGGCATAGATTTTACCTGACTctgtgatctctctctctctctctctctctgtagaaACCGGTTGCTGATTGCAGTATTTTGTCATCGAAGAAGAACTCGTTTCTCTTTGGCCAATTCACTGCTAGACACTTTCGGGGATTCCATTCAATTCATGGCATTAGAAAGCATGCCGGTAAGTCATATTACATTCTTGTATATTATAGTACCCAAATGAACTATGGTGAAGAATTAAACTAGCCACATTGATAGATCATAGATACAATGTTGATTTCTAACTAATTATTTGATTACTGTAGAAGATTATCTCAATTAAACGGCAAATGCTAGTTTAATTGTCGGAGTTCTTGTTGATTTGTATGTGTCTCCCATgggctctgtttgtttgtttgttgtgcATATGTGGtgaagaagacaaaaaatagGACCCCTTGACTAATTAGAATGTTTGTTGCTATGTAGAATCGGCATGGACACGCAACACGACATAGACATGACAtgtaaatctaaatttttttggtgaaCATGATAGGTTGGGGACACGCATAGGATGTTATATGTGTGTTAATTATTATATGGATAAACAACCCAAAAGCAACCAAAATACCATATAGCCCGTTTTTCATGGTTATTAGTGCATAATTCACTAAAGAATTTTGATGAAAAACGTATATCCCTCATAAGTGTGTTGTTATGTTCATTCAGGCATCATCTATCACACGAAAGGAAACCCCGCACGAGCATCCATACAGTTTCGTGAAAGTGTTCTAGTGTGTTCTATAGTGTCCCTGGAGTGTCCAAATGGAAAAAGTTGAACACGTGTACGGAGACAGAGAGTGTCAGTGTCTGTCAAGTATCCAGCACCGGTACATGACCTCCAGCGAAGTGTCCGTTCTGCATAGGTTTGTTGTATATAGTTCTTAGCTTATTGCCAGCAAGATAAAGAAGTATATTCCAAATATATGAAACAAAACCTTAATTTTGTTCCCCAAAATCCAAATGTTTTTCAACCACACACTAACTATTACTCGTAAAGGATAAGACTCACAGTCTCCACACTTATCTAAAATACTCAACTCTCTGGcactttggagtttggacacCTTAATTGGAGTATCACACTTACACTAGAGAGTTTCTAGTTTTGGTGATGAGGCCCCTCTAGCGCAGTTGGCCAAGTTTCTAGTTTTGGTGAAGGAGTGCAAAGATTAGGCCTCTCTAGCGCAGTCCAGAACATTTTTGAAGGAGTCCAAAAACTTGGCCTCTCTAGCGCAGTTGGCCAAGTTTCTAGTTTTGGTGATGAGGCCTCTCTAGCGCAGTCCAGAACATTTTTGAAGGAGTGCAAAGATTCTACCAAAGTCTAGTAGTTTCCTGGAGAAGATTTTAATGAAGTCCAGTGATTTCCCTAAATGCTCAAAAGTTTTTGGTGACATTCCGTAGACTTCCAAAAATTCAAGAGTGGGTAATGATCTTTAACATATTTCACGAGTTATCGATAATTGTCTCTTGGGATATAATATCGAGTCCAATAGGTCCAGTGGGACATGTGGTGTGCCCTCCCATTAGTAATGTAGTGGCTGACCGTCACTTATATGTCCTTTTTCTAGGCAAGATAGTCATGTGTGCACTCCTAATACTTGGCGGTCATGACCACATGGTGGATCAGACGTATTTGATAACTTCTCCAAAATTGTGGATTGTGTAGTTTCCAAAACAATTGAATACGTTTGGAACTTTATAGCCTTCcaattttctccttttcatttTGCAGCCAAAAGCTGAGCTTTATAATTGGGATTTATTAACTTTGTGGTTTTAAGTATACATAATTCTGGTGTGAAGGTGGTCGTGTGTTTTCACCAACATGTGTCCTCCCACTGACTGAGGGGAATGTTGAGAAGGTGTTGGATGAAGTGCGACCGGGCCTAATGGCGGATGGAGGGAATGTGGCTCTGCATGAAATTGATGGTCTTGTTGTGGTACTAAAGCTGCAAGGAGCATGTGGTTCTTGTCCAAGTTCAACTATGACACTCAAAATGGGAATCGAAACTCGGCTCCGAGATAAGATCCCAGAAATTCAAGAAGTGGAGCAAATTTTGGACGCCGAGACTGGCCTTGAGCTGAATGAGGAGAATGTCGAAAAGGTTGGACCCTTAAACCTCTCCTATCTATCACTGTCATACTAAATTGCTTATTCTTTTTAATGGAGAGTTGAATTTTATGCTTCGATAGTAGGTTTTATGAGTCTTTTAAGCTTCTATATTGATAAAGATAAAAGGAACTGGCATATAAATGTTTATTCATTTAAGTTTAGTGCTTTTATGTTTGCAATAATTCGCTTTGTAACACCCAGTAAATGTTTTCCGAAACATGTCAAAACCGTAATTGGCCAGTTGATGATGCATTACCTAAGTTACATGAAAGTCTGTTATAGACTTATAGTCCATCTAAACTTTCACAATCTACAAATGCATCCGTTGCTTCCGATTCTTTGACGTAATTTTGCAAATGTCTCCTATGGATATGGTATGTAGTTCATATGGCTGTACAAGCAACAGTTTTCAATACTAGATACCCATAGTTGTGCCTTCGCCTGGTTTCGACCTAGAGGTATGTGTTCAGGAGCTGGAGTTGAGATTGTGTCCACACAAGTCCCGAAAGAACCGGATTTAATAGAAACTCTTCCTTGATTCTCAAGAAAGAAACTCTTCCAGGGAAGAGTTTCTGGACCGTTAATTGCTGGGAGATGGCTGCAATTACTCACTACATCTTACAGTGAGTTTGCTCCATACAAGGCCCCCCACCTAGGGAAAAAATAATATCATCTGTAGTAGTAACGAAGaagagaattgattttgtttctgaGGTCTCAAGTTTGCTCATCTTCCAGCTTCTCTCAGAGATAAGACCATTCCTTGTTGGCACCGGGGGTGGAGTACTTGAGCTTGTTCAAATCAACGATTACATTGTCAAAGTCCGGCTAAGTGGTCCGGCAGCTAGTGTTATGACGGTACGAGTCGCTATAACACAGAAGTTGAGAGAGAAGATATCTTCCATTGCAGCGGTCCAGTTGATTGATTAATGGGCCAATTGCGACATGTTAATTAAGGTACAGATTGATTAATGGGCCAATTGCGACATGTTAATTAAGGTACAGATTGATTAATGagccaaaattgtacaataacTAATTCTTATTTCAACCCAAACCTTATTGGGCAATGGCCTGTCCAAACACCTACGCCATTGTTGCGATAGAAAATTTTCAGGATTTAAGTTTTTCTGCCCTTTTACTACTATATTATTTGGATTGGATGAATTCTTTCCAGTAATTCATGTAATAATCGTATCTCCCCTTCCTTGATTTTCCTTCTCATGGCAAGAGAGGGGCTAGATGATCGGGCTTTTTGATTTGTCCTCCATCAGCACTTAACATATTATCTTAAGCTACATTTATTTTTGCCACCTTGTCTCTCAGTTTTCCTCTAGTTCATGAGGTAAACTCACCCATGTTATGGCCTATAGGTTTGCTTCTTACcctttttgatatttttacgagtgtgggtatgaaaaaaatcataaaGGTATGCCACAACTTGCACATAACtaagaaaagaacagaaaacaaactACCAGCTCCTAGACTTAAAAACTTCAAACTACATGGCAAAAGAGTCGACGGTCAACCTACTCTAAGAATTTTTCAGGTTAATCTTTGACACCATGGGTTTCCTTGGGTCATGCTATAAGTGAGGTACTTCGGTGTTCAAAGTGACTAGAAGTCATGGCACACGCGATGTGTGTGTGGAGAATTATAAGATTGGTACATATTtagacaaacaaaaaattaagaaatataTCGCTGGCGTCACTGTGAGCCAAAAGGAAATAAGAATGCAAGATACTTCTATAAAtcaaagttaaaaaaagaaagatttgtcACCCTTACAGAGGAAAAGCAATAAATTGGAACTTGGTAGGCAGAAAATTGAAGACCAAACATCAGAAACACAGTAGTTCTCCAGTGACTGATCTGTTCGGGACTCTATCATGGAATGCCTCTTTGCTAATACTGCCCGAAAATCGTCTTTGCTAAGCCACTTAGAAGTGATAGAACCCCTTTAGTCGAATAGACAAATCGAAGAATTcgttattatttatatattattataggCTGTCAAAAAGATGCTCGGAAACAACATCGAAGCTAGAAAGAGCACCTCTACGTCATTTGGAAATCAAATGCAGCGAACAGTGTCTTCACTCTGTTCCTGTCTTTGTAGATCCAAAGctatacttctctctctgtatctgtctgttttattttctttgaaactGTAGTTTCTGTTGGGAGTGTAACGTTGGGCAGTTGTCCATTAACAGTAACATATGGGATGGAACAATTAGATTTGGGGAGAAATGAATGAAAACGAACATAGATTGAAGAACAGGGTGTTAGTGGTTTGGTGTTCCTGTTGCCTCGGAAGTGGATTGGAACATTAGAGCGTAATGGCCCCAATTGTAGACAGACATAGAGTGAGTATGGTGgagtttttcctcttttaccccTACAGTTATTTTAGGATATGTGATAGAGTTCATGAAATTTACGATTCGTTTGTCTAATtagggaaaataaaaatgtgagCCAGCCTCAAATAGGGGTCCACACCAattggtgctctccctttatctAGTAGAGTACATGAAATCGCATCATATTAATATATTTTCAGATAAGTAGGACTTCATGTCAGGCCATGCTTCATTTACTACAGTCTTAGTGTTTAGGTATTAGAACCTGGAGCTATCAGTGCTGGAATCTAAAATAAAACTAGATCAAACCTTCCACTTAAAACATGTATAGTCTCTGCATGACATGTTGTTGAAATGATAGTGTAACACTCCTAAGGTTAAGAATCAGTGTAGAACCTCTCTGCAGTGGAATACCATTGCAGTACTATTCATGCGCTTAAAGCCACACTTATCAACTGTATTTGAGGTTTCTGGTTTGTTTTCTGTACTGGTGGGCTTAGATTTGGTGCTCAAACAAAGCTTAAATATCACAAGGATTTTAAGATCTTGTTCCTTGTAAATATGAGAGTTGTTTATTTCATAAACTTGGCCGTAGCTCTAATGCCTTTCTGAggggtttgtttggtttgggtttttaaggaggtttttggggtaatgagtgggagagatagatagagaaatgagagtaataattgagaaGAAGCCTTATTGGGGACAGTGTGCAGAGAGAAAGGGTTAGGTCTAGAGACCCAAAGCGAACACAGTGGTTTTGAGTGGTTTAGCACCCTGCATCCCTTCAAGAGCCTTTCCTATGTTTCTCATTCTGATACAGGCCTTGTGGAGATCCTAATTCTTTCCTCATCATTTAGTGCGAGAGATTGCATTGCATCTCTAAAATCATTGCATAGCGTCGTCGTATTTATATGGTGTTCCATCTAAGTAAACAGAAGTAAATATTGATTTAGTTACAATCCATTTGCATTCAAAAATCGAGTTATTTTAGGTTTTCAGCGTCACTGTTTCTTGCAATTGCATTTTGGTTCTCATTAGGGTTAGTAGAAATTTATTCATTCAATGTTGCTGCTCTGAGTTGACAAAGAGCACTCAGAGTAGATATTAATTTAGTTGGTGTCAATGCATTCTCAATCTCTTGATCTTCATCAGTGAAACCTTTGACTTTGAGTGAGTTTGTTATTCTTTAACGAATTGGTTTTGGATTTCTGCTTCTACTTACTGATTTACTTTCTTCACCAAGACACTTTTGTGATATGGATTTGACCTCTCTAATTTGGTTTTGAGAAACTAGTTTCCCAATTTGGCAAATTAAAGGCGTAATCTTGGCCctaggtttttttgtttttttttttgctcattccattttttgaattttttttctctcactttGTCCTCTAGCATTAGTAACGGAGACTTCTGTTTGTTTGATTgcttgcttttcttttgtttttggttttatttctGGGTCTAGTGGGAAAAGTAATCTTTATCCATTAGTCCCATGCCTCACCCTAGCATCTATCGTCAACAGGTACTTTTTCAGAGTCAACTCAATACCATTGGACCAACTACTCATTGGCCTCTTTTCGTCttattatttttctgttttcaaaatgaaaaatagtttATCTATGTTGTAGATATAAAGAGAAcacattt contains the following coding sequences:
- the LOC131300188 gene encoding nifU-like protein 3, chloroplastic isoform X2; translation: MEKALTKVGSIKASTFWAPNKAKQEISNITQDLSSSYLLLNSTLGMGAISTPTQRLRATPTTAIYKSVYKKPVADCSILSSKKNSFLFGQFTARHFRGFHSIHGIRKHAGGRVFSPTCVLPLTEGNVEKVLDEVRPGLMADGGNVALHEIDGLVVVLKLQGACGSCPSSTMTLKMGIETRLRDKIPEIQEVEQILDAETGLELNEENVEKVFSVSCSDIHGLKRLMPKKNR
- the LOC131300188 gene encoding nifU-like protein 3, chloroplastic isoform X1, which encodes MEKALTKVGSIKASTFWAPNKAKQEISNITQDLSSSYLLLNSTLGMGAISTPTQRLRATPTTAIYKSVYKKPVADCSILSSKKNSFLFGQFTARHFRGFHSIHGIRKHAGGRVFSPTCVLPLTEGNVEKVLDEVRPGLMADGGNVALHEIDGLVVVLKLQGACGSCPSSTMTLKMGIETRLRDKIPEIQEVEQILDAETGLELNEENVEKLLSEIRPFLVGTGGGVLELVQINDYIVKVRLSGPAASVMTVRVAITQKLREKISSIAAVQLID
- the LOC131300188 gene encoding nifU-like protein 3, chloroplastic isoform X3, coding for MGAISTPTQRLRATPTTAIYKSVYKKPVADCSILSSKKNSFLFGQFTARHFRGFHSIHGIRKHAGGRVFSPTCVLPLTEGNVEKVLDEVRPGLMADGGNVALHEIDGLVVVLKLQGACGSCPSSTMTLKMGIETRLRDKIPEIQEVEQILDAETGLELNEENVEKLLSEIRPFLVGTGGGVLELVQINDYIVKVRLSGPAASVMTVRVAITQKLREKISSIAAVQLID